Proteins encoded by one window of Castor canadensis chromosome 2, mCasCan1.hap1v2, whole genome shotgun sequence:
- the Gatad1 gene encoding GATA zinc finger domain-containing protein 1, with amino-acid sequence MPLGLKPTCSVCKTTSSSMWKKGPQGEILCHHCTGRGGASGGGAGSGAAVGTGGGGGGGGGLGAATFASTSAAPPQSNGGGGGKQSKQEIHRRSARLRNTKYKSAPAAEKKVSTKGKGRRHIFKLKNPIKAPESVSTIITAESIFYKGVYYQIGDVVSVIDEQDGKPYYAQIRGFIQDQYCEKSAALTWLIPTLSSPRDQFDPASYIIGPEEDLPRKMEYLEFVCHAPSEYFKSRSSPFPTVPTRPEKGYIWTHVGPTPAITIKETVTNHL; translated from the exons ATGCCGCTGGGCCTGAAGCCCACCTGCAGCGTCTGCAAGACCACATCGTCCTCCATGTGGAAGAAGGGCCCGCAGGGGGAGATCCTCTGTCACCACTGCACCGGCCGGGGCGGCGCGAGCGGCGGGGGCGCCGGCTCGGGGGCGGCCGTCGGGACAGggggcggcggcggtggcggcggcggcttGGGCGCGGCGACCTTCGCCAGCACCTCGGCCGCGCCTCCGCAGAGCAATGGGGGCGGGGGCGGCAAGCAG AGTAAGCAAGAAATTCATAGGAGGTCTGCTCGGCTCAGAAACACCAAATACAAGTCTGCTCCAGCTGCTGAAAAGAAAGTTTCCactaaaggaaaagggagaagacatatttttaaattaaaaaat CCCATCAAAGCTCCTGAGTCTGTTTCCACCATAATCACTGCAGAATCAATCTTCTACAAG GGAGTATATTACCAAATTGGCGATGTTGTTTCTGTGATTGATGAACAAGATGGAAAGCCCTACTATGCTCAGATCAGGGGTTTTATACAGGACCAGTATTGTGAGAAGAGTGCAGCACTAACGTGGCTCATTCCCACTCTCTCTAGCCCCAGAGACCAGTTTGATCCTGCATCTTATATCATAG GGCCAGAGGAAGACCTTCCAAGGAAGATGGAATACTTGGAATTTGTTTGTCATGCACCTTCTGAGTATTTTAAGTCAAGGTCATCACCATTTCCCACAGTCCCCACCAGACCAGAAAAGGGCTACATCTGGACTCATGTAGGACCTACTCCTGCAATAACTATTAAGGAAACAGTTACCAACCACTTGTAG